The Deltaproteobacteria bacterium DNA segment GCTGAGATCGAAGTAGCCCACAGGTACAATCTACCCCTGGTTATATCGGAGGCCTGGGCGGATGGCATTACAGCCAAGGGCTATCCACAGGTATTCCGGCTGACCGTTTCCAATTCTCTGATATACTCCAAGGCTGCCACCTGGATCAAAGACTCGGGGTTCAAACATGTTGCTGTCATTGGAGAAAACTCTGACTGGGGCCTGGGCGTGATCAAAGTCTTCAAAGACAGTTTGCTCAAGGCGGGCGTCAAGGTAACTTCGTTTTCTGCCGAACGCACTACCACAGATTTTACGCCGCAGCTTCTGCAGCTCAAGAATGCTTCGCCATCTGTGGATTTTCTGGTAGATGGTTTTACCGGGGCAGGAGAATTGCTCATGATCAAACAGGCCTATGAGCTTGGTTTTGCACCTTCAAAAAGCTGTGCTCTGCTCGGTGCTGGTATGGACACCCTCTATCCTGGTTTCTGGGATACAGTAGGTGAGGCTGGCGTGTATGTGCTCAGCAATCCTGCAGGGCTGCCAGGTATTCCTAAGACCAGCACTTCAGAAAAATTTACCAGACTGTTCAAAGCCAAGCATAATCGTGAGCCTGATGCAGTCGCCATGGAAGGCTACGACACGGTGATGGTTATTGCAGAGGCAATCAAGCTTTCGAAAAGCACTGAGGCAACAAAAATAATTGATGCCCTGGAAAATAAGGTCAACTGGGTAGGCACCAGGGGAACCATTAATTTTTCCAAAGACAAGACTCCTCCCTGGGCATACCACATGTGGCTGGATGTGCCCGTGTTCATTATTCAGTATACAAAGATTCGTCAGGATCCTTCGCAAGCAGCTATTCTCTGGCCAGAAAAGTATGCCACTGTGAAAGGCTATCTGCGCCCGCCAAAATAGAGTGACCAGTGGTTGTCTTGCATGGTATGCTGCCCCCCTCAGAATCACTGTGAGGGGGGCCGTTTTTCGAGGGTGCAATGCTGTTGCTAGCCCAGTTAATCAACGCCCTGGTCATAGGGACCCTGTACGCCCTTAT contains these protein-coding regions:
- a CDS encoding ABC transporter substrate-binding protein produces the protein MRFRTLCAMLAVLIPLFMVATAHSAEVIKIGVVAPLSAPGGVETGQALVDGAKIAADEINDAGGLMGKKVELVIGDTSGLPEKGTAVLERLASRDKVVAVGGEAHSSVAMAEIEVAHRYNLPLVISEAWADGITAKGYPQVFRLTVSNSLIYSKAATWIKDSGFKHVAVIGENSDWGLGVIKVFKDSLLKAGVKVTSFSAERTTTDFTPQLLQLKNASPSVDFLVDGFTGAGELLMIKQAYELGFAPSKSCALLGAGMDTLYPGFWDTVGEAGVYVLSNPAGLPGIPKTSTSEKFTRLFKAKHNREPDAVAMEGYDTVMVIAEAIKLSKSTEATKIIDALENKVNWVGTRGTINFSKDKTPPWAYHMWLDVPVFIIQYTKIRQDPSQAAILWPEKYATVKGYLRPPK